The window CATATGTGGTCCTCTAAGTGGCTTGTAAACTTTAACCCACAAAAAAACAGAAAccatgattatttcaagaaaatcaatAAAACCTAGTCATCCGATCTTAAAAATGAATGACACTGATCTTCAAGAAATTTCTACTCATAAACATTTaggtattattttttcaaataatggaTTATGGAATATTCACATTGAATATATAGTTAAACGTGCATACAATAGAATAAATATCCTTAGGAAGATGCGTTTTGTACTGAATaggttcactttagaaaaaaatgtatttttcatacatTCGACCAATATTAGAGTACGGGGATGTCATTTGGGATAATCAAACACAGTACTTGATAAATAAAGTGGAAAATGTTCAAATTGAAGCTTTGAGAATTGTAACAGGTGGGAATAAATTATCTTCGATACAGATGCTTTATAAGGAAACGGGTTGGGAAACACTTTCAGAAAGAAGGGAAAAACACAAGCTCACTATGTTTTATAAAATGGTGAATAAGGAAACTCCATATTATTTACAAAACTTGGTACTAAATCAAATAGTTAATTTACATAACCATTTCACTCGTCAGACTCAAAATACTTCGGAAACTCGTACAAGAACCATTCTATACTCCGATTATTTCCTTCCATCGTCTATTGAATTATGGAATAAGTTACCAGACCAAACGAGAAATTCTACGTCTTTAAGCATTTTTAAAAGTCGTATAAAAAACCCAAATAATAAATGCCcaaatttttaaccggatttttgtgacaaaaatgtcggttattgatttggggatgtacggcgggcgggcgggcgggcggcaatcaaatgttgtccgtgcattaactcatgaaccgttcaaccaaagcttttaaaattttaatatgttattactgacaactatacgaaggttcAAGTTTGAACATtatcaagttcaataatggcgattttgacttttaccgttcaggagttatggttcttgaaagattaaaaatggagtttccagtcgtgtccgtacATTTACgtatgaactgttctaccaaagcttcccaaattttaatactagtatgttgttactgatgacagaatggaggtcaagttcaataatgacgattttgacttttaccgttcaggagttatggttcttgaaagattgaaaaatggagtttccagtcgtgtccgtgcatttatgcatgaactgttctaccaaagcttccgaaattttaatatgctgttactgatgacaaaatggaggtcaagttcaataatgacgattttgacttttaccgttcaggagttatggttcttgaaagattgaaaatggtgtttcccgtcgtgtccgtgcattttctcatgaaccattcaaccaaagcttttgaaattttaatatgttgttactgatgacaaaatagaggtcaagttcagtAATGACGATTTTttcttttaccgttcaggagttatgattcttgaaagatcgtaaaatggcgtttccattcacgttgttgcatttactcatgaaccattcaatctaagcttttcaaattttaatatgttgatactgatgacaaaatggaggtcaaatttgatattgacgattttcactttcaccattcatcagtagtggttcttgtgatattgccaggacacaaataaatgttaataaatccggtttgctgtcgttgtgacagcctcttgttactACACTGGTACAAGAATGGGTCAAGTATTACATGCCAGATTAAGGATGAATAGTAGTTCTCTAAATGAACATTTGTTCAAACGAAATCTAGTAGATTCTTCAAACTGCTCGTGTGGTTTGATCGAGTCTACAGCTCATTTCTTATTGCATTGTAAAAAATATGACGAATTGCGTAATGACATTATTTTCTCAATTAATTATCCAGTCACACTAAACACGAATTTACTTTTATTTGGATCACAAGCTCTAAATTTAGaccaaaataaagatatttttggaaaAGTACAAAAATTCCTACTAAAGTGCAAgagatttacaagttaaattgTTATTCACTATTCTCACTAAGTTGCATTTCATCTAAACATGTGTGTAGTATTTcagtgtagttttcttttttctttttttttttttactttttttttcttcttttgttgtatttatttttcattattttaaaattagttttttttttctcctttctttttttgttatatagttaCTTAGTATATTCTTGTTCCATATCATAGTAACATTGCATGctatatttatgtaatagttaaCTGGAGTTGGTATTTCaaggaaacggattaatataagctatatatagcttgtttccgaatcctattattattgtgtattttgtatgatgatatatttgtattgatgatgaataaatatgtttaaactaggtcaccgtacggccttcaacaataagcaaagcccataccgcatagtcagctataaaaggccccggtatgacaatgtaaaacaattcaaacgagaaaactaacggccttatttatataaatgaactaaaaacaaatatgtaacacataaacaaacaacaaccactgaattacaggctcctgacttgggacagacacatacataaataatgtggcggggttaaacattttagcgggatcccaaccctccccctaatctAGGACCgtggtataacagtataacataagaacgaactataaaaatggCTATTAGTAGAAAGAATATGACGATATGTATTGATTACAGCATGGAACTTTTCATACCATACCCCTTATTAACCCTAGGTCATAATATCAGCCCGAGAGCCGACAGTGAAATATGTACACATTGCAGTTTTATCAAGGGTTACATTTCTATAAGTATATGATAACCTGATTTATATTTACCAGTATCTACTGATATAGAAATGTGCAACGATACTGTTAAAGATATTTAAGTAAAAAAGATTTCTTCTTAAACTTTAACAAAATAGCATACAATTAAAATGCGCTTTGAGCTATAGAGCATAACAAAATGATAAACACTATTTACATGCCCAATTGTTAATTTTTACTTGTATTTTTTGTTCCAGCTttggctaatgccgctacaactTATGTTGGGTTGACAGCACATAGAAAAAGAAATGTTATTACCTCTCCAAATTATCCACAACCATATGGAGAGTAcgtatttttgttttgtctttccGTACTACATGTATTTCCATTTCTAAGGTTAAACTTTGTAGTTACTAGATGAAGTGTTAGAGGTTGCATTTctgaaatattgacaatgcaatttcccataggaactcctgttacggctaaaactgtaccacttttactatgaagtttggaaaaaaatcttatcatagaattgaaagttcataatgcactacaatttttttcaaaggtcaaaatatagggctgtgcggcatattttcaacgtttatatgccctgaacttttcagtgttctaacactaattttcttaactactcctacctcgaatgaagggttaccacatatttaaatgtaaacaatatgcacatgtatatttactggtaacattcccaagttatgtctctatgagattgaacacagagagcataacgtggaaccagtatgtaaacaaaattaattttctacgaatattctccccaaaagaggcgtggtttgagaaacagctgtatttacaaagtgcaaccttagAGAACTTTTATATAGCAGACATTTACAGGATAACTTGATCTGTAATGATGTAGCGCCGCATCACATACCAAAGTTAATCGACTCACAGAGAGAAAACACAGAGAGACAGAGCGATTTTAAGATAAGCATTTAGGTTAAAACGTGTTGTGTAACAAATCCTATGCCCTCTAAGCTTTTGACAAGAAAAAAAAGGcaagagaaaaaataaaaaatgatattgttttaaaattcaaatttacaGGATTGTTGCATAATTTGACAATAAACATTGGCTATACATTAACATGAAACACACACATCTGTCAATACAGACCATACAGAAATTGTTAAGTTGATATGAGTTAGTATCTATCGGGTACTAAAGGAAGAGAAAATCTCATTTTACATAGTAGCTTCTCGAAAAACCTTCAGTTTGTACATGTGTATTTGTCAAATTCTAATTTTATACTGCTTATTTTGTTCGgtaatataacattttaaatgtTGATTAATCTTAATAGCACAATATTAAAGAACTATAAATACCATATAAGACTTATAAATGTCTTATGTTAAGTCTTTCTTAAAATAATGACACCTAAACTTATTGTTTACGTTATAATTTTACTGTTGCTGTTATATAATTGTGTCATAATTTCTTTGAATAAACAACAAATCGTATAACCAATATagcgtcgctgggcttctaaaatgtcgtatatgacttttttggctaaaaatactttttgacaccaatggtctgggcgggaggaaatctttagtattacaaaataatatacagtaagaccaatcaaaatgtgtgaaataagacatattacaaaattgccaatgtcagttgtttgtaaagtttgcttccaaaatgttgtatggaaacttgaaaatcgttgtagaatggctttgggaaaaaaataattgtacatttctttatttctgtgaaaataatttaagttcttggataatccagaaatgtcaacgtttttatttcactgctatttacaaaaatgtttaagttcacatacgacattttggaagcatgcattttgccaaaattttcaaagcctgtttgtgagaaatttttttcttgaaaaatttgtaatatacattttagaagcccagcgacgataggTAGACAAAGGACaaaacatttctttattttctgcACTGAATTGCTGTATAAATTGAATCTATATTGTCATTAAaatgtcattataaaaatatttataaccacACAGTTTCAACACGTCTGCTTTTGCTGCACGTTACAATAGACATTGTTTTAAAAGGTTAGATATCGTGCCTGTAATGGAGATTAGTTTCGCTATTTGGACAGAATgtattttgatttattatataaACTCGTTATCCTTACCATATACAGTGGTCAATAGTCCAAAAAGAATACCCAAGAGATAGACAacctcataagtcgaaaacataGTGATAATGTCatgaaaaaaaacgaaaaacgacgaaacgacaaacaacagtacatgaAAAACATCATAGAAAGTAAAGCCTAAACAAACCGAAACCACTGATTATTGAAGCAGTTAAATTAGTGTTTATTTCTTTACAGTGCTTATTCTTTAGAATGGAACATACTTGCCGACACCAGTATACAGAACGCCATTGTCCATATCAAAGTTTTAGATAGTGAATTATCAAACATTTTCAACTGCTACGAGGATATCATAGAAATTATGGATGGTAGGTCAAAGTACTAGTATCATAAGAAAGTTCAGGGTCACAATTGGTATATTTGATTTACCGATATTAAAGAGCTAATTAAGTGTTTTCCTGCATGTCCTGATCTTTATTGGTGTTCTATACGTTCTTTGATGTAAGTAAAATAGGGTTTATATTTCTGATAGACTGCATAAGTATTATAACAAATAAGTCAGCAGAAAGAGAAATGTGGAGTGATACAAATTGTGTGTTGCTTTATCTTTGATTGTTATATAATGATTCATTTTAGGTCCATCAAGTCTATATTCTGTCATCAGGTCGTTTTGTGGAGATTCTTCCCCGTCGGGTATAGTTAAAACATCAGGAGATAGTGCCACAGTCACATTTTATACCAGCAAAAAGGACAATGATTATAAAGGATTTAAATTGGAATACTGGGCCCAATCAAAAGGTTTGTATACATTAAAACAGAATACCACCACAGACGTCGattttaaatagtaaaaatttcggggtggtctaccttggtcgtcatcgatctgactttctacccgggAGTTTTTGGCATGTCAAAAatattcgagtaaggatcgagaatccagtcactcgagaagagatggAGAGTTCGTCGAGTAGCTATATGTAGCGGttgaattgatcgggaaaggattgTGTTGTGATCGAGTTTGGTCGGTATACAAATATTGTACCGATCAGTATTTGACCATCTCGACCTTTGCCCGACAAATATACGATAATTCCCGATAAACCCCAACCTGTTTGATATATGTGGTCTAGATAATTAACTCAACCAATGCCCGATGGCTACatgatcactgcgacttctatattaTTTTCATCCCAGACCAACTCAACCAATACCAGATCCCTATATATACGACAAGATCCGTCCACTTTGCAATCTCTATTTGACAGTACACGAGTACACATGACTGCTGCACATTCGCTAAAAGTGTAAAAATATTGtcactatttatttttaacagtACTGTAGATTGTACAAAAATTCCTCGATTTACAGTACAGATTTGCAAGGAGGGGTACAATTTTAAAAGAGAGACataagataccaaaggaacaatcaaactcaaaggtcgagaataaaccgacacagccatagtGAAAAACAAAAACTAGACTAGAAGACAaaacagcagtccacataacaaaacgtagaaaactaaaaacttagtaACACGAAATCCAACAAAACCTGGCATGATCTCAGGTATTCCGGAAGGGAAGTAGATCCTGCATTTTGGCCTAAgaggattttttaaatatgaaagtaattgtgcatTTAAATTCATTATTAGACAGCTGATGACTATTTTAGCCTTCAAAGTTTTAAGAACATCAAGAtcatattttaccatttttatggACTATTTTTGGTTAGACCATAAATTTTTGTAGTgtaaaaatgagaagatgtggcataattgccaatgagacaactctccaagggacaccaaatgacaaaaaaatgccACCGTACGGTCAAATGTTTCATACGTTTTTTTTACACGAACTTGTTGACGCAATTTTAcacaaaaatgagacgaaagacaaatgATTGTATTTGAATTCTTGATAGATAcgtgtaaacagtttcagaaaaggtatcatgCTAGgtgattgaaattttattttggcCAAATTTGGGGGAAATAAGTGACAACTTTACCTACTTTTTGCAActtttttttaagcaaaaaataagcagattgttgccatggatcaACCAAAAAGAAACATGCTTAACCAATTTACTATTGGATATCAAATCAATTTAacatactgattacatacatacatgtatgcacatatatgacacaaacagtaggcttaatttgtaagaaagcaaggaaaagaGGATGGTAAAATTTgtgtatattgctatctaacatcaGTACTAATCTAATGACAAATatcattttgtggtgtcattttCAATAAAAGAGCAGTTAATCCCCATAGAATATCACCATCCTAGCTACTTCTCTAGTTTTTTATAATCATTGGGGTCCTCTTTGTTGAGCTCTTGCTAGtctctcatacttttgattttgccatttgattagggactttccgttttgaaatttcctcggagttcagtatttttgtgattttactttatactgcccacacagtggtcACCTTGTCAGCCACTGCCTCACTTAGGTTTCGTGGTGTCCGTTGCTGTGTACGCATTCTTGGTCGTCTTCTACATTCTCTTCAAGCTCCGccacagctattaacctgtctctCTGAGCTCTCACAACCTTGCCCACTAATCCAAATGCTTCATTcccatgtaaatattttaaatgtatgattttatatACTCAGACCTTCTGCTAACTACTGAATCTCACTAAATAAACGGAGAATATGTTCatgggacacagataatgccTCAGCTTGCATATATAACGTTATAAACAGTCATTAACCAATCTAACgttaaaagtgacgccacccaaatccctttggtgtcttttacGTAACTTTACCCCTCTTACTAGTAATACATATGAACACAACTAGTTATAATTTTATACGTCAGATAGATACATTTTCTAATTTCCAGACATGACGCCATTTAGAGCAGTGAATATGACATCCCTTCATTGGATACTACTGGTCATAAGTATGATCATTTTTACTTCTTTTATTGGAGGATGTATATTCCTGGTAGTCGTAGAAATAGATTACCGAGAAAGAGACGAAGAAGAGAAAAGCAAGTGGGTCACTATTTATGACAATCCACCTGATTACGTGCTCCCTACAGAAGAAGACGAAATACCGATCAAAATTGAAAACGAATCTCCCACGAAAAGGAAAACTAAAAAGGATCATATCAAAGAAATAAAACCCAAGGCACAACCAGATTTAAAATCTGATGATAAAAAACTACCACCTCTTAGGATTATACGACCAACAATGAACATAAAACAATGGAAGACTTTACTAACTAGAGAGGATAACAACACGTAAAGCTCAAAGACAACACGAACAAGACTTAGTCTTCAATAATAATTCAAGCACTGTCATTGTTAATGGAAAGTTATCATTTCAAGTTGTATCTCAACTAGTGACATTCAAGGACATCAAGAAAATGTGTTCAATGATAGTCCGACGCTgccaatgttaaaaaaaatatatataccattTCTAGTTGTAATATTACTGCAATATTAGAATCACGTTGaattaacaatatattttttattttattttcatatttaacatACGATTTTGCACTGAACTTGCATTACAATGCTACTAGACATTCAGTTACTGTAGATTATGCTCATTGAGCCATCCGATCCTGTAATGTTAGCCAATAAGAGTGGGAATCTATTAGTAAAATTAGTCTGCTAGTAGTACTGATCTATAATGGCTGCGCTAGAATGTCCCTTGATACTTATTTTTTTCCGCTAAGATGTCATGTGCCCTTTCTTTTAATACTTTCTTACATAATTATTATTCACAATTCAAGTTTAATTCAACATTTTGATGACCTCCTTTTGGAGGACATAATTCTATAATAACTGCTGTGAATATTTTTCTGTAGGAGGACAGTATTTCACAAAGATCGCTATACAATTCATTCcactcacaaaaaaaaaacagaatttcatGGTAAAGAATATTATTTGTTACTTTAATTGTCCAGGCGGACACTTTTTCACAGGACACTTGTCTTGTATTTCTTACTTGGGCAAAACCGTATTCAAACTGTATTTTTTGCTCATCTGGCCCAAAAGAGCGAAGTTAGCATTTCTCATCACTTCgtgtccgtcgtccatcgtccgttaacttttcatacaaaaatcttctcctctgaaactactgaggcaaatttaaccaaacttggttaccatcattattagggtatctagttaaaataAAATCGTCGATatcgctaaaaatagaacatagggataaaatccGTTTTTGGCTGATATCGCTGAAATTAAAGCAGTTGTGCAATTTTGACATTGTGCAAAAATGTTCACCAGGTTCTATCTGTCCTgacattttcagacaaatcagacaacccgttgttgggttgctgcccctaaatttgcaattttaaggaaattttgcagtttttggtaataatcttgaatattattatagcagGATTGACTGCCTCatgtatgcagatgatattgttATTTTTCTAGTTCCAAGGCAGGTCTTCAAAAACGACTTGatgatttatcaaaattttgtacTAAATGGTGTTTAGAGGTCAATCTATCTAAAACCAAAGTTATTATATTTAACAAACCTGGTAAACGTTTAAAAGaatatttctattttgaaaaaGATACAATAGAATGTGCTAACAATTATAAGTATTTAggtttaaaatttatatctagTGGACTTTTTAAGCAAGGAAAGGaagaattatacaaaaaaatcacTAAAAGCTGTATTCAAATTGCAAAGATTTTTATCATCTTCCAACCCAAGTATTTCTACTCTATTACATATATATGACCATACAATAAAACCCATTTTAATGTATGGCAGTGAAATTACAGGTATGTTTAAAACTAGCTCTGCAGCATGCCAGAAAGAAAGTGAATATTTATTACAGCACAtttatatgaatgattttttGGATAAATCCAATTTAAGATATATGAAGTATATTTTAGGTGTAAACAAAACGTCTTCTAACCTAGCTGTTCTAGGGGAGCTTGGTAGATTccctttatatttttcagttgtatTTCAATGCTAAAATATTGATTTAGAATAAAGAATATGAAAGATAGTTTACTGTATGATACCTGTATGTgttacaaaaacatgtttaataataatattgaatgctGGTATTCATccatacatttcatttttaaaaagctgAATATTCATAATTTGGAGGTGAAGCTCAACTTTTTTATCAAGTCAGTTAAGCAAACACTTTGTaatagttttgtaaaattttggaaCACAAAAAGAACAGATAAACAGAGTAGTAAATTAGATACTTATTTTAAACTTAAAACTTGTTTTTCGAAAGAAATGTATCtatctttaaacaattttcaattgaGAAGTGCCATATGTAAAATCAGAATCAGTGCACATGATCTCAAAATAGAAAGAGACAGGCATAACACATTATATATAGAAAGAGACCAAAGGCTTTGTAAGAAATGTACTCTAAATCTGGTTGAAGATGAACAACAACTAGTTGTCCAGCATACAAAAATGATAGGGATATATTTTTCAAGGAGATAAACTGTATTTGTCCTAATTTTATACATCTTTCAAATgaggcaaaaaaaaattgtttttgaaaatttgtctgtacctaaatatttagggagctatattattacatgtctagatgttagacgaaatgttaactaatgtatgtaataacaatgataattgtaatgattttatggttctgatcctgcctggaaataaatgtatatgattttttaGAATGAAGATAATAAGATCTGTCTGaacttttttaatgtttcattttagtttataaattaaaaaaaagtttttctgttacaaatcatgatgtattgttttatgtatacatgttatgctgcccatcaagggcccttgattggaataataaatattcttattcttattcttattcttatgtaaagataaactataaaca of the Mytilus galloprovincialis chromosome 8, xbMytGall1.hap1.1, whole genome shotgun sequence genome contains:
- the LOC143085306 gene encoding uncharacterized protein LOC143085306 — encoded protein: MFHSYGSGCIIYCFVIIALANAATTYVGLTAHRKRNVITSPNYPQPYGDAYSLEWNILADTSIQNAIVHIKVLDSELSNIFNCYEDIIEIMDGPSSLYSVIRSFCGDSSPSGIVKTSGDSATVTFYTSKKDNDYKGFKLEYWAQSKDMTPFRAVNMTSLHWILLVISMIIFTSFIGGCIFLVVVEIDYRERDEEEKSKWVTIYDNPPDYVLPTEEDEIPIKIENESPTKRKTKKDHIKEIKPKAQPDLKSDDKKLPPLRIIRPTMNIKQWKTLLTREDNNT